The Pseudomonas rhizosphaerae genomic sequence TGCGCCAGGCAGTGGTCGAATACGGCATTGCCGAAGCGGACTGGGTCGACCTGTCTACCGGCATCGCACCTTGGCCTTTTCCCATACCCGACATCCCGACCCGCGCCTGGGCGCGGCTGCCGGAAAACGAAGACGGTCTGGAAGAGGCTGCGCGCGGCTATTACGGTTTCGAGCAGGTGTTGCCGGTGCCGGGTTCGCAAGCCGCGATCCAGACTCTGCCGCGCCTGCGCCGCAGTGGTCGGGTAGGGGTGCTGTCGCCGTGCTACGCCGAACACGCCGAAGGCTGGCGCCAGGCCGGGCATCTGGTTCGGGAAATCAACGAAGAGGAGGTCGAGCATTTCATCGACAGCCTCGATGTGCTTGTCGTCGTCAACCCGAACAACCCCACTGGCCGGTTGCTGCCGGCCGAACGCCTGCTGGCCTGGAATGCGCGCCTCAACTGTCGCGGCGGCTGGCTGGTGGTCGATGAAGCGTTCATGGACAACACACCACAGGCCAGTCTGGCACGGCACGGAACCCAGCCCGGACTGATCGTGCTGCGCTCGTTCGGCAAGTTCTTCGGCCTGGCGGGTGTGCGCTTGGGCTTCGTCCTGGGCGAGGCGCGCCTGCTGCGTGCGCTGGCCGACCTCATCGGGCCCTGGGCGGTAAGCGGGCCGACGCGCCGGCTGGGCCAGGAGTGCCTGCTCGATCAAGCGGCGCAGCAGGCACAGATCACTCGCTGTGCACTGGCCAGCGAGCGCCTCGCACAGTGCCTGCGACGCTACGACCTGGCACCCCAGGGTGGCTGCGCACTGTTCCAGTCGGTTTCCTGCGAGCAGGCCGAGCAACTGCAAGCGTTTCTGGCTCGCCGCGGCATACTGGTGCGGCTGTTCAAGCAGGACAGCCGCCTGCGTTTCGGCCTGCCGGCAGGCGAAAGCGATTGGGCGCGCTTCGAAGCGGCCCTGAGCGAATATCGGGAGCAAACGCCATGAGCACATTGATGGTCC encodes the following:
- the cobD gene encoding threonine-phosphate decarboxylase CobD, with the translated sequence MLEHGGRLRQAVVEYGIAEADWVDLSTGIAPWPFPIPDIPTRAWARLPENEDGLEEAARGYYGFEQVLPVPGSQAAIQTLPRLRRSGRVGVLSPCYAEHAEGWRQAGHLVREINEEEVEHFIDSLDVLVVVNPNNPTGRLLPAERLLAWNARLNCRGGWLVVDEAFMDNTPQASLARHGTQPGLIVLRSFGKFFGLAGVRLGFVLGEARLLRALADLIGPWAVSGPTRRLGQECLLDQAAQQAQITRCALASERLAQCLRRYDLAPQGGCALFQSVSCEQAEQLQAFLARRGILVRLFKQDSRLRFGLPAGESDWARFEAALSEYREQTP